GTGACCGGACCGGTCAGCATGCCCTTCACCGGCTTGTCGGTCTGGTCGTTGGCGTAGGAGAGCCAACGGGTGGTCATCGGCTCGGGCCGGCTCACGTCGCCGGCAATGATGGGCGGGCGCACACAACGGCTTCCATAGCTCTGCACCCAGCCGTTCTCGGTGAAGAGGAAGCCGTCGAGCCGGCGGCCGAAGTGTTCAACCATGTCGCCTCGCTCCGCCTCCCCGTGAACGAGCACGTCGAGCCCAATCTCCTCCTGGGCAGCAATGGTGTCGGCAATCTGCTCCTCGATGAAGTCTTCGTATTCCGCCTCCGTGATCTCGTCCTTCTTATACTGGGCGCGCATGCGACGCACGTCGTCGGTCTGCGGGAAGGACCCGATCGTGGTAGTCGGCAGCGTTGGCAGGTCCAGGGCCTCGCGCTGGAGGGGACTGCGGCTCGAGTGCGGGGAATCGCGCTCGGTCATGTCGGCGTCGATGCCCGCGACGCGGTCCTGCACCGCAGCGTCGTTGATCCAGTCGGATTCGGCGCGGGCTTTGTGCGCCCGACGGCTCTTCGCAAAGAGCGGCTCCGTGGCGTCCTCGTGGCCGTCGGCCCGTTCGGCCAACGCCACAATCTCCTCGATCTTCTGCGTGGCGAAGGCGAACCAGGTCTTCATCTCGTCGCTCAGGCCCGGCTCCGTGTCGAGGTCGACCGGCACGTGCAAGAGCGAGCAGGACGGCCCCACGAGTACCCGGTCGGTGCCGAGGGCATCGATGGCCGTTTCCACGGTGCCGAGCAGATCGTCGAGGTCGGCCCGCCATACGTTGCGGCCGTCGATGACACCGAGCGAGAGGGCCAGGTCGCCGGGGACACCGTGGTCGAGGGCCTCCTCCAACTGCCCCTCGCCGCGCGTGAGGTCGAGGTGTAGCACATCGATCGGCAGGTCCAGCGCCGTGGGCAGGTTGTCCTGCAGGCCATCGAAGTAGGTAGCGACGTGGAGATCAATGTCGGCGGCGTCGGCAAGCGCCTCGTACGCCTGGCTGAGGGCGGCGCGCTCCGCGTCGCTCAGGTCAAGCACGAGATTCGGCTCGTCGAGCTGCACGGCCTCGCAGCCGGCGTCGGCCAGTTCCTGCAGCACCTCCGCGTAGACCGGCAGCAGGTCGTCGAGCAGATCGAGCGCGTCGAGGTCGTCCGCCTGCGTCTTGCCGAGCAGCAGGAACGACACCGGCCCGATCACGACGGGCCGCGTCTCTACGCCCTGGGCTTTCGCCTCCTCGTACTCGTCGATCACCTTCGTCGACGACAGCGAGAACGTCGTGTCGCGGGAAAACTCGGGGACGATGTAGTGGTAGTTCGTATCGAACCACTTCGTCATCTCCATCGCCTGCACGCCCGATTCCTCATCCTCCAGGTCTTTTTCCTGCAGGCCGCGCGCCATGGCGAAGTAGGTGTCAAGGTCGACCTCGGTGCCGTCCCACGGGAAGCGCTCGGGCACGGCGCCGACCATGGCGCAGGCGTCGAGCACCTGGTCGTAGTACGAAAAGTCGTTGGAGGGAACGATGTCGAGCCCCAACTCCTGCTGGGTGGCCCAGTGCGATTCGCGGAGCGCCTGGGCGGAGTCGCGAAGTTCTTCTTTCGTGAGGTCCCCCTCCCAATATCCTTCCACGGCCCGCTTCAGTTCGCGGTGCGCGCCGATTCGGGGGAAGCCAAGATTGGTTGCCGTCGCCATGGGCGTAAGGGAAATTGGTTGTAAGACGAGTTGAAGTCACAAGGTGTACGGAACGCCTCACAATTGTTACCTCCGTTCGCCCCATTTTCCAGAACCTCCACAATTGGGTGCGGCGGCGCGCGCAAGCCTCGCGCGAACGGGCTGGTGGGACGCCCGTACAGCCCCAAGATCACCGTTTCCTGGACGCCCCCCCGCATCCATGCATCCCGACCGGCTTCGCGCCGAGACGCCCGGCACCGATCACGTCCTGCACTTCAACAACGCCGGGGCGGCCCTGCCGCCCCAGCCCGTCCTCGACGCGCAGATCACATACCTTGAGCGGGAGGCCACCATCGGCGGGTACGAGGCGGCGGCCGAGGCCGAGGGGCAGCTCCACCGCACGTACGAGTCTATTGCTCGGATGCTGGGGTGTGACACCGACGAGGTGGCCCTCGTGGAGAACGCGACGCGGGCCTGGGACATGGCCTTCTACGGCCTTCCGTTCGACTCCGGCGACCGCATTCTGACCTCCGCCTCCGCCTACGCGAGCAACCACATCGCCTGTCTCCAGGTGGCGGAGCGGACGGGCGCGACCGTCGACGTGCTTCCCCACGACGAGCACGGTCGGGTGGACACCGGCGCGCTCCGATCGCGAATGGACGACGACGTGGCGTTGATCGCGCTCACGCACGTTCCGACCAATGGGGGACTCGTAAACCCGGCACAGGAAGTCGGGGCGGTGGCGGACGACGCGGACGTTCCCTTCCTGCTCGACGCGTGCCAGTCCGCCGGACAGATGCCCCTTCCGGTCGACGAGCTCGGGTGCACCATGCTCTCGGCGACGGGGCGCAAGTACCTGCGCGGGCCACGGGGCACTGGCTTCCTGTACGTGCAGGACGACTGGATCGAGCGCATCGAGCCGCCCCTCCTCGACCTCCACGCCGCGACCTGGACCGCCCCCGACGCGTACGAAATTCACCCGGACGCCCGTCGGTTTGAGAACTGGGAGAGCCACGTCGCCGGGCAGGTGGCCCTCGGGGTGGCGGTGGACTATGCCCTCGACCAGGGGCTGGACGCCATTTTCGACCGCAACCGGCATCTCGCCCGCACCCTTCGGACCGGGCTGGCCGACGTGGCCGGGGTAACGGTCCACGACCAGGGGGACGTCCGCTGCGGCATCACCACGTTTAGCGCCGAGCAGAAGGACGCCTCCACAATCCAGGCGGGACTTCGAGAGCGGGACGTCAACACCGCGGTCTCCCCGCCCAGCTCCACCCGTCTCGACGCCGAAGCACGGGCCCTGCCGGAGCTCGTCCGGGCATCCGTCCACTACTACAACACAGAGGCCGAGGTTGACCGCTTTGTGGGCGCCCTCCGCTCGGTCCTCCGTGCATAACGGTTTACTGAACCACGCCCGAGCCGTCCCTTGAAGACCCAAAGAGACTGGCCCGGGCCTTCCGGACGCGAGAATCATTTGAGGGGGGTGCTTACTTCATAGTGACGGTCTCACGTCTCGATGCTCCCCGAACACAACCAGCGACGCCACAAATGCAGTCCATTTCATTCGCGAATGGCGACGAAATGCCCATGATCGGCCTCGGCACCTGGAAGTCTCCACCGGGCGAGGTCTACGAGGCCGTGACGACGGCCCTGGAAGCCGGCTACCGCCACGTCGACTGCGCCCCCATCTATAAAAATGAAACCGAGGTTGGTGAGGCCCTGAGCGACACGTTCGAGGCAGGCGTGGCCCAGCGGGACGACGTGTGGGTTACCTCGAAGCTTTGGAACAACGCCCACCACCCGGACGACGTCCGGCCCGCCCTCGAGCAGACCCTGGAGGACCTCCAGCTCGACGCCCTCGACCTGTACCTCATCCACTGGCCGGTGGCCTTGCAGCCCGACGTGGACTTTCCGGAGTCGCCCGACGACTTCGTGTCGCCGGAGGAGGTGCCCCTGACGGAGACCTGGGCCGCGATGGAGGCGCTCAAGGAAGACGGCCTCGCCCGCCACATCGGCGTCTCAAACTTCAACGTGCCCAAGCTTCAGATGCTTCTGGACGAGGGTGAGGTCCGGCCGGAGATGAACCAGGTGGAGATGCATCCCTACCTGCCCCAGCCCGAGTTGGTGTCGTTCGCCGACGAGCACAACATTCCGATCACTGCCTACTCGCCGCTCGGCTCCGGGGACCGCCCCGACGCCATGAAGGCGGACGACGAGCCAACGCTCATGGCGAATCCCACGATCAACGAGATCGCGGACCATCACGGCGTGTCCCCGGCACAGGTGCTCCTCCAGTGGGGCGTGGATCGGGGGACGGTGGTCATACCAAAGTCGACCACCCCGGCTCACATCAAGGACAACCTGGCCGCCGCGGACCTCGACCTGTCCACGGATGAAATCGAGACCATCGACAATCTCGACCAGAATTATCGCTATCTCGCAGGCGCCGCCTGGACCATGGAGGGGAGTCCGTACACGCAATCTGGCCTCTGGGGTGAGTAGCGCCTCCGCCAGTGTGCGGCGCAGGGAGTGGCAGCATCACGCGAAGGCCCGTCCGGCCTCCAGGCCCACCATTTGACCGATCCGACATGCCTCCTTCGTCCCTTTTCGATTTCTCGTCCGCCCCGCCCGACGACCCGGGCGAGTGGCGGAACGTCGACGACCCAGTGATGGGCGGCGTCTCCGAGAGTGCGTTCGTCGCCGCGGACGACCACGCTGTCTTCACCGGCACCGTGTCGCTGGATCACGGCGGGGGCTTCGCGTCGGTGCGGGCGCCAGAGGACTCCTACGACCTGGGCGACCATGAGGGCCTACGCCTACGCCTGCGGGGCGATGACAAACACTACTGGTTCACGGCGTACACGGAGGCGGGCCGCTCGATTAGCTATCGGACCCGTCTCGCTCCACCAACGGAGTGGACAACTCTCGAGGTGCCGTTCAACACCCTGACCCCGTATCGCCGCGGCACGAAGGTCTCGGACGCCCCCTCGTTCGCCCCCACCCAGGTCCGGACGATCGGGTTTCTGATTGCCGACGAGCAGCAAGGCCCGTTTCGGCTGGAGGTGGCCTGGGTTCGCGCCGCCGCTCCCTCCTCGGCCTAACCTTCCCTCCGAGGCCTCGACGCGCCCGGCGCATACTCTTGTGCGTCGGGTCCGGCGAGGCGTTTTTCGGAGACTGGGGCCGTTCCTTGTCTTTGCACAAAAAAGATCGGGGCGCCGTGTCGATTTTGCCTCGGTCCTGCTAGATTGCTACGCGGTTCGATTGACTGAGGCACGACTTTTTCTTCCATGAACGACACCCCCGCGGACGCACCCGCCGCTCCGAAGCACGTAGCCATCTCCGGCAACATCGGTGCCGGAAAGACGGCTCTCACCAAAGTACTCGGGGAGTATTACGGGTGGGAGACAGTGTTCGAGCAGGTCGACGAAAACCCGTATCTCGCCGACTTTTATAATGATATGCGTCGGTGGTCCTTCAACCTGCAGGTCTTCTTTTTGTCCAAACGGTTCGAGCAGCTGCAGCGGATTGAGGAGGGAGACACCTCCGTCGTGCAGGATCGATCCATCTACGAGGACGCGCACATTTTTGCCCGCAACCTCTACGAGATGGGGCACATGAGTGCTCGGGACTACGACAACTACACGGACCTGTTCACGATCATGACGTCTTACCTCCAGCCGCCGTCGCTGCTCATTTACCTCCGGGCGTCGGTGCCCACCCTTGTCGACCACATCCAGGATCGGGGGCGGGAATTCGAGTCGACCATCCGCATCGACTACCTGGAGCGTCTACAGGGACACTACGAGGAGTGGGTCGCGAACTACGAGCGTGGCCCCAAGCTCATCATCGACGTGGACGAGCTGGACTTCGTGGGGGAGGAAGGAGACCGACGGACGGTGCTGAACCAGATCGAGAGCCGGCTCTTCGGCCTGTTTCCGGACGAGTGATCGGTCCCTCGGTCGTCCACGATTCTGATGCGTAGCGGTCATGCCTTCCGCCCTCCGCCCGGCATTGCGCTCACTGTTCGGCCTCGTCGTCGTGGGCGTGGCGCTGGGGGCCGCGCTGATTCCGGTCCAGAGTGCACGGGCACAGACGGACTCGACCGACGCCGCCCCACAGGATACGCTTCGGCGCCCAGCCGCCGACACAGCTACTGCGCGCCGCGTGCCCGACACGACCGCGACCCGCCAGGAATCCCTTCGCCCCCTGCCGGATCCTGCCCCGCTGTACGGCCGAGTGCGCTCCGACTCTCTGCCGGGTCGGCGTCCTCAGGTAAGCGTGGAAATGATGCTCGCCGAGCAGCCGGGAAGTTTCCTCTACGACCTCGGGGAGTACGGATGGCCCCACGGATGGAGCCCACGCGGCCTTGCTCCCCACCGGGTGCACCTCTGGTCGGAGGGCTTCCCCTTTGACGATCCGCTCACGGGCCGCCCCCGGTTCGAGCTGCTGCCGCCCTCCTTCCTAGACCCGCCCCGGACGGGCCTCGATCCGGGGGGCGGTGCCGTCGGCGTGCACACTGCGTGGCGGACCTACGCCCCCAAGCGCCCGATCACCGAGCTGCGGTACCGGTTCGACCGGGACGGGCTTCACGCGATTGAGGTGGGGCATTCCCAAAAGCGACGCCTTGACCTCTTCGGGCCGCCCGGGGTGCTTCACCTGACGTTTGGGTATGGCGGCCGGAAGGCCGACGGGATCTACGACGGCAGCGCCCTGCGGACCGAGCGGCGCATTTGGGGACGCCTTCGCTACCTCACAAACGACTGGACCTTCGAGCTGTCGGACCGGTCGACGCTCTACCGCATCGGGGCCCACGGCGGCGCTACCCAAACCTCCGGGAGGTCCATCTACGCGCTTCCACTCTCCGCCTCCAACGTGCGCCGGCCGGACGATCGACGGAAAACGACCCGCAACGACCTCACGGTGCGCCTACAGGGGCCGCTGGTGCCGGGGCTGTCCCGGCCCACAGACGTGTCGGCCCGCTGGACCTCTCACACCTTCGACGTCCGCTCCGCCGGGGGGAACACCGACACGACCTGGACTGCCCCGGTCACCGGCGGGCACGTCCAGGCCCGACAGTCGTTGCGGGCCGGCCCTCATCACCTGACGGCACACCTCCGCGGGTCTCTGTGGCGAGTTGGGGACACCAACCTGCCGTCCCTGAACGGACGGCGGGGCGCCGCCCACGTCCTCCTCCGGGACTCCCTTCGCCTCGGGCGTTCCGACCTGATGCTCAACGTGGGCGGCCACCTCACGTCCCAGCAGCGCTACCCGTCCGTCACGGCCCGGGTCCGGCACCCGGCCGGGCCCGTCCGGCTGTCCGCCTCCGTGACGGCCACCGGACAGCGAAGTGCCTGGATCGAGGACGACGGGTTCGCGTCGCACGTTCAGCCCTTGTCTGGAGAGCGCGGCGGGGTCGCCGACCGTGTACTGGCGGGCACGGTCGGGGCTCGCACGCAGTTCGGCCCCTTCAACGTCGGCGTGACGGGGTTTGCCCATCGGATTCGGAACGCCGTTGACCTGTACGCCGCGCCGCCAGAGGAATCTGATCTCACGACGCTCACCGATGCGGTGGCCGCCCGCCGCACGTCTTCCCCCGTCCAGCGGGTGGGGGCCACGGCGTCGCTGGGATGGCGCGAGGACGCACGGCGGGGCCTATACGCCACCGGTCACGGCACACTCCTGCAGACCCTGAACGCCGACGCGTCTCGCCTCCACACTCGCCTCGCCCGCACCCTGCCCACGGCATTTGGCCGGGCACGGCTGGGGGCGCGGTTCGTCCTCTTCAACGACCTGACGACGGACCTCTACGTA
This is a stretch of genomic DNA from Salinibacter grassmerensis. It encodes these proteins:
- the metE gene encoding 5-methyltetrahydropteroyltriglutamate--homocysteine S-methyltransferase, producing the protein MATATNLGFPRIGAHRELKRAVEGYWEGDLTKEELRDSAQALRESHWATQQELGLDIVPSNDFSYYDQVLDACAMVGAVPERFPWDGTEVDLDTYFAMARGLQEKDLEDEESGVQAMEMTKWFDTNYHYIVPEFSRDTTFSLSSTKVIDEYEEAKAQGVETRPVVIGPVSFLLLGKTQADDLDALDLLDDLLPVYAEVLQELADAGCEAVQLDEPNLVLDLSDAERAALSQAYEALADAADIDLHVATYFDGLQDNLPTALDLPIDVLHLDLTRGEGQLEEALDHGVPGDLALSLGVIDGRNVWRADLDDLLGTVETAIDALGTDRVLVGPSCSLLHVPVDLDTEPGLSDEMKTWFAFATQKIEEIVALAERADGHEDATEPLFAKSRRAHKARAESDWINDAAVQDRVAGIDADMTERDSPHSSRSPLQREALDLPTLPTTTIGSFPQTDDVRRMRAQYKKDEITEAEYEDFIEEQIADTIAAQEEIGLDVLVHGEAERGDMVEHFGRRLDGFLFTENGWVQSYGSRCVRPPIIAGDVSRPEPMTTRWLSYANDQTDKPVKGMLTGPVTMLQWSFVRDDQSRAETCRQIALAIRDEVLDLEDVGVQAIQIDEPAFREGLPLREQQWDDYLDWAVECFRLASSGVRDETQIHTHMCYSEFNDIIEAIADMDADVISVEASRSKMELLDSFDAFDYPNEIGPGVYDIHSPRVPSVEEMESLIRTALDVLEPSQMWVNPDCGLKTRRWVEVRPSLENMVQAAENVRERAMA
- a CDS encoding aminotransferase class V-fold PLP-dependent enzyme — protein: MHPDRLRAETPGTDHVLHFNNAGAALPPQPVLDAQITYLEREATIGGYEAAAEAEGQLHRTYESIARMLGCDTDEVALVENATRAWDMAFYGLPFDSGDRILTSASAYASNHIACLQVAERTGATVDVLPHDEHGRVDTGALRSRMDDDVALIALTHVPTNGGLVNPAQEVGAVADDADVPFLLDACQSAGQMPLPVDELGCTMLSATGRKYLRGPRGTGFLYVQDDWIERIEPPLLDLHAATWTAPDAYEIHPDARRFENWESHVAGQVALGVAVDYALDQGLDAIFDRNRHLARTLRTGLADVAGVTVHDQGDVRCGITTFSAEQKDASTIQAGLRERDVNTAVSPPSSTRLDAEARALPELVRASVHYYNTEAEVDRFVGALRSVLRA
- a CDS encoding aldo/keto reductase translates to MQSISFANGDEMPMIGLGTWKSPPGEVYEAVTTALEAGYRHVDCAPIYKNETEVGEALSDTFEAGVAQRDDVWVTSKLWNNAHHPDDVRPALEQTLEDLQLDALDLYLIHWPVALQPDVDFPESPDDFVSPEEVPLTETWAAMEALKEDGLARHIGVSNFNVPKLQMLLDEGEVRPEMNQVEMHPYLPQPELVSFADEHNIPITAYSPLGSGDRPDAMKADDEPTLMANPTINEIADHHGVSPAQVLLQWGVDRGTVVIPKSTTPAHIKDNLAAADLDLSTDEIETIDNLDQNYRYLAGAAWTMEGSPYTQSGLWGE
- a CDS encoding CIA30 family protein → MPPSSLFDFSSAPPDDPGEWRNVDDPVMGGVSESAFVAADDHAVFTGTVSLDHGGGFASVRAPEDSYDLGDHEGLRLRLRGDDKHYWFTAYTEAGRSISYRTRLAPPTEWTTLEVPFNTLTPYRRGTKVSDAPSFAPTQVRTIGFLIADEQQGPFRLEVAWVRAAAPSSA
- a CDS encoding deoxynucleoside kinase, which translates into the protein MNDTPADAPAAPKHVAISGNIGAGKTALTKVLGEYYGWETVFEQVDENPYLADFYNDMRRWSFNLQVFFLSKRFEQLQRIEEGDTSVVQDRSIYEDAHIFARNLYEMGHMSARDYDNYTDLFTIMTSYLQPPSLLIYLRASVPTLVDHIQDRGREFESTIRIDYLERLQGHYEEWVANYERGPKLIIDVDELDFVGEEGDRRTVLNQIESRLFGLFPDE
- a CDS encoding putative porin, whose product is MPSALRPALRSLFGLVVVGVALGAALIPVQSARAQTDSTDAAPQDTLRRPAADTATARRVPDTTATRQESLRPLPDPAPLYGRVRSDSLPGRRPQVSVEMMLAEQPGSFLYDLGEYGWPHGWSPRGLAPHRVHLWSEGFPFDDPLTGRPRFELLPPSFLDPPRTGLDPGGGAVGVHTAWRTYAPKRPITELRYRFDRDGLHAIEVGHSQKRRLDLFGPPGVLHLTFGYGGRKADGIYDGSALRTERRIWGRLRYLTNDWTFELSDRSTLYRIGAHGGATQTSGRSIYALPLSASNVRRPDDRRKTTRNDLTVRLQGPLVPGLSRPTDVSARWTSHTFDVRSAGGNTDTTWTAPVTGGHVQARQSLRAGPHHLTAHLRGSLWRVGDTNLPSLNGRRGAAHVLLRDSLRLGRSDLMLNVGGHLTSQQRYPSVTARVRHPAGPVRLSASVTATGQRSAWIEDDGFASHVQPLSGERGGVADRVLAGTVGARTQFGPFNVGVTGFAHRIRNAVDLYAAPPEESDLTTLTDAVAARRTSSPVQRVGATASLGWREDARRGLYATGHGTLLQTLNADASRLHTRLARTLPTAFGRARLGARFVLFNDLTTDLYVQGRGWGVMNSRWFHPPTGRLVVPPRTSSLPTTSRGRIGPSGTVDVRAEVQFRSATLFFTFQNVQAGTQLQPGTFVTPVYPLPPQQFRFGVFWPIFN